In Streptacidiphilus sp. P02-A3a, the DNA window GTTGAGGCAGCGCCGGACCTGCTCCCGCTCCAGCCTGCGCTCCACCTGCTCGCTGACCTCGTCGTAGGCGGGCGTGTGCTCGCGGGCGGCGACCCGCTGCTCGCGGTCGGTGGACGCCTGCGCGGAGCGCACCCGGTCCACCGCGCGGCGGTGCGCCAGGGTCATGATCCAGGACATGGCACTGCCCTTGGCCGGGTCGAAGCGGGCGGCGCAGCGCCAGACCTCGATCAGCACCTCCTGGGCGACCTCCTCCGACTGCGCGGGGTCGCGGACCAGTCGGCGGGCCAGCCCCAGTACCGGCGCGGCCACGGTCTGGTAGACGGTCTCGAAGGCCTTCTGGTCACCTCGGGAGACCCGGTCCAGCAGGCTCTCCAACGCCCCGGGACCTGGGTCGACGACCTGGTCGCCTGGTACGGCCGCGTGCATGGACACCTCCGTGGGACTGGGCTTCTTCAACTCACTTCGGGGCCGCCACCGTCACGGATTGGTCCAAACGTACGACATTTCCGCGCAGCGCGAAGGGCCCCGCGCTCCTGAGGGGAGCGGAGGGGGCCCCGGCCGGTAAGGCCGCGAGGGTCAGCGCCCGCGCACCGCGACGATGGCGTAGTGGCCCTTGACCCACTCGCGACGGATGCCGTGACGCCCGCGCACGGTCACGTAGTGGCCCTTGACCCAGACCCGCTCGGTGCGGACCGGGGTCCGGTGGTGCGGGGCCATCCGGGAGGCGACCGGACGCAGGGTGTGCGTCGTGGCGGCGGCGGCCGTCCCGGCGGTGGCCAGCGCGGCACCGCTGAGGAGGGCGGCGGACGCGGCGACGAGGGTGACTGCCTTGGTGATTCGGGTGCGCACGAGAGTGCCTTTCGCGGGTGGTAACTGCGGTACCCGGGAAACATATCAGCCTCTCCGTGACCGCACGGGCGCGGAGAGTCACCGTCACTCCGGTGCGCCGCTGGCGGTAGCCGTACGGGCGGTTTCCCGCCACTGATCTCCTGGCACGTCCATGCCATCCTGAAGGAGCCCTGCACGGTGCGAGTCGCAACCCGCCGCCCAGGTAGGCGCCCTGCGGCCGGTCGCTGGTAGGCCGCAGGGCGCCGCGCGGGGGGCGGGTGATCAGGCCGTGGCGTTCTCCTGAGCCTGGCCGGGTGCCACCGTCAGCGCCTCCGCGCCCGGGAGTTGCTCCTTCTCGGTCGGCCCGGCCGACCCCTGTCGCTGTTCCGGCCGGGTGACCAGGTAGCAGGTGGCCAGGGCGAGCAGGGCGGCGGCGAGGTAGGCCAGGTCGCGGTAGGGCAGGACGGCGATCAGGCCCGAGCCGGTGGCGATGCCGATCGACTGCCCGGCGGTGATCAGGAAGTTGTCGGCCCCGCTGACCCGGCCCAACAGCTCGCCCGGGGTGTTCAGTTGGATCGCGGTCAGCGCGCCGACGATCACGAACGGCAGTCCGAGGCCGAACAGCAGCGCCCCGACGATCACGACCGCGTCCACCCGCACCGTCATCACCAGGGCGGCGACGGCGGCGATGCCGAGCCCGAGCGCGGTGAGCCGCCCGGGACCGATCCGGCCCATCACCGCCCCGGCGGACACCCCGCCGACGATCCCGGTGAGGCCCATCGCGGTGACGATGACCCCGGTCCAGGACGCGGAGTGGTGCAGGCCCTCGGTCGAGATGGCGATGCCCAGCGTCTCGAAGAAGCCCATCACGAACAG includes these proteins:
- a CDS encoding sigma-70 family RNA polymerase sigma factor, whose product is MHAAVPGDQVVDPGPGALESLLDRVSRGDQKAFETVYQTVAAPVLGLARRLVRDPAQSEEVAQEVLIEVWRCAARFDPAKGSAMSWIMTLAHRRAVDRVRSAQASTDREQRVAAREHTPAYDEVSEQVERRLEREQVRRCLNSLTEIQRESVLLAYYRGCTYQETADLLGAALGTVKTRVRDGLIRLRDCLGVAA